CGGCCACCCGCACGGACTTGCCCGTGCCGTGCGGCAAGACCACCGTGCCACGCACATTTTGGTCGGCCTTACGGGGGTCAACCCCGAGCCGGACCGCCACCTCTACCGTTTCATCAAATTTCGCCCGGGCCGTTTCCTTGACTAGGGCAACGGCCCGGGGCAAAGGGTAGCGCTGTTCGCGATCAACTTTTTCGACTGCGGCCCGGTATCCTTTGCTTTTTTTTGCCATCTTAGTCCACCACACTGACGCCCATGCTGCGGGCGGTTCCTTCAATGATTTTTCGAGCCCCGTCAATGTCATTCGCGTTCAGGTCGGGCATCTTCGTCTTGGCGATTTCTTCGACCTGAGCCCGCGAGATAGATCCGATGATATCTTTGGCCGGTTCCTGGGAGCCCTTTTCAATCCCCATGGCTTTCTTGATCAGGACGGAGGCGGGAGGGGTCTTGGTGATAAAAGA
This region of Desulfurellaceae bacterium genomic DNA includes:
- the rplK gene encoding 50S ribosomal protein L11 translates to MAKKVMTEIKLQIPAGQATPSPPVGPALGQRGVNIMEFCKAFNAKTQTQQGLLTPVVITVYADRSFSFITKTPPASVLIKKAMGIEKGSQEPAKDIIGSISRAQVEEIAKTKMPDLNANDIDGARKIIEGTARSMGVSVVD